The window ATCGGCAATGGTCAAGGTAGCAGTATAATTACCCGCTTCCTGATAGGTATGGGAAGTGCTCACTCCCGTTCCCGATCCACCATCACCGAACGACCAGGAATAGCTGGCAATTTCTCCACTTGAGGCAGAAGCATTGAACGATACGGAAAGTGGAGCCTCTCCTGAGGTGGGAGTGGCTGAAATGGATGCACCAAGAGGCGGGAGTGGTTGCTCGGCAACGCTAATGCCAACGCTGCCTGTGTCTGTCGCACCGCTCGCATCAGCTATGGTCAGAGTGGCTGTATAACTGCCTGCTTCCTGGTAAGTATGGGAAGCGCTCACTCCCGCTCCCGTCCCGCCGTCACCAAATACCCAGGAATAGCTCGCAATTTCCCCGCCTGAGGCAGATGCATCGAACGATACGGAAAGTGGCGCCTCTCCTGAGGTGGGAATGGCTGAAATGGATGCACCAAGAGGCGGGAGTGGTTGCTCGGCAACGCTAATGCCAACGCTACTCGTGTCTGTCACACCGCTCGCATCGGCAATGGTTAAGGTGGCCGTGTAGTTACCGGCCTCTTGATAGGTATGGGTGGCATTCCCCCCCACTCCCGTCCCGCCGTCACCAAATGCCCAGGAATAGCTCGCAATTTCCCCGCTTGAGGCAGATGCATCGAACGATACGGAAAGTGGCGCCTCTCCTGAAGTGGGCGTGACTGTGAAGGCCGCGCTTGGAGGCGGTAAAATTGGCGGTGTATCGGTAATGGTTAGAGTGAATGGCGATGAGGCTGCACTCTCAGTATTGTCGCTGTATAACGCAGTCAGGGAGAAGTCAAAGGTCCCAACACCCGTCAATATGTTGCAGACCATTGGGTTGGTGGTTGTGTCTGCAGTTTCGCAGGCCGGTTGACCTTCTTTGTACAACCGATACCCCACATGCGTTACACCTGATAGAGGTGGAGCAGTAAACGAATACTCTATAGCCAGTGTTTTTGACACTTCGCCTGGAGGAAGAGTGGAGATAGTGTACGAGAACGATATGGAAGGAGGGCTTTCAGTATTATCGCTATATAATGCCGTTAGGGTGAAGTCGAAAGTCCCGCTGTCCGTCATTATGTCGCAGACCATTGGGTTGGTCACTGTATCAGCAGTTTCGCAGGCCAGCTGACCTTCTTTATACAGCCGATACCCTACGTGGCTCCCTCCCGAATAATCTGGAGGGGTGAAAGAATATTCTATCTCTAAGGTACGTAGTTCAGCTCCCCACAGACTCAAAGGAACCAAACAACAGAGTAGAAGAAGTGGCACTAAAAGACGTAACATTAGAAGGCGTCTCATCGTTCAGTCCATCATTGCTGAATCGCAAAGCCCTTTGGTATGAATAAGGTCTCCCGACCAGATCTTTAGTGCTTCATACCATCGGCCCACCATCAAATCGGCTATATTAATAATATCCAAAGAGAAAAGAGCACTCATCGTACTTTCCCATTATGATTCATCGCTCTATCCAAGAATCGCAGGTATACATGCTTGCATAGTACGTCCTGAGACGACCCGTGTCAAATCGGGCGAAAAGCGCGGTGGAGCACATTTTTTTATGTAAACTCAGACAAGTCTTGGCTATAACTGGCCATCTTTTTTTTCTTTAATTTTTGCGGAAATGAATAAGAAAGGAGAACAACGATGACCTGCGATATAGAGTTTTCCCCTCAGCGATCTTCCGAGCCGCGAGAGCGCTAAGACTCGCCCTGGCAGTAATGTACCTTCAAGCTATCTCGCCCCATAAGGTTTCCAAGATAACCGAGGAACTCTGCGGTATTGAAGTCCCCCCAAGCAGATGTAAGTAGGACAGTGAAGCGCTGGATGAGCGGCTACAGAGCTGGCGTGACCCAACACTACAAAGCTTCCAGGTGAGTATCACTTTTGACGTCCTTAACGATATTGCCAATCCAAAGATTTTCTAAGGGAAAAAGACAACTGATCTATCGGTTGGAGATAGGTACTCCCGCATGTCACTCCCGCACTTTAAGGGGCTCCCCCACCCAATCGCATAACAACATTCAGCTTCTTTTTCCTTCAGAATTTATCGGTTCTCAACCCATCTCTTTATACAGAAATTTTAATTTCCTGGGCCTTTTGCCCCCGTGGCAGCAAAATTTTGCTATGAACAGCGGCATTTACTGATTTACTCAGGCACCCAATATATGAGATGGTAATACTAGTGTTCGGAACAAGCAGGCCACCTTGATGACAGCACGTTTTTTTTGATAGGAAAATCATTCGACATATACTACGGTTATTTGTTATGTCCTAATAAATTGCGTAACGATTATACCCAGTTCTTAATTCAAGGCACAACCAGTCTCAGCACGTGCAGCATCAGATTAACTTTTTCTGAAAGGATACGTTATGCTCTTCTCAAGATTGATTTCTTTATGCTGTATCATGATTATGCTCCTTATTACTCCCGGTTGTTCAGACGACGACAAGAAAAAGCTCAAACACTACAACAGGGCCATGGAATATATCGAGCAGGATGACAACAAGGCCGCAATAATAGAGCTTCGAAATGCCATCCAGATCGACCCCAAATACGCTGAAGCAAGGTATCAGCTTGGCCTTTTACAGCTCGAAGAAGGAAACATGCAGGCTGGGTTCAACCAGTTGAAGCGGACAGCAGACCTGGAACCTGCCAACACTGATGCCGCTGTCAAAGTAACTGAATTCCTGCTTATGGCCAAAGAAACTGACGATGCCAGAAAGTACATAGAGAAGGTACTGGAAATAGAGCCTGATAATACTCAGGCTCTGTACCTGCTCGCTAACCTGGAACTACTCGCTGGCAACATTGAGGCCACCCAGCAGGTTGTAAATACCCTCAAAACTAAAGATCCCCAATCAGACCGTTTTTTCAACTTGAGGGGCCGCATTGCGGCCGTCGAGAAGGATTTCGAAACAAGCGAAGAAATGTTTTTGAAGGCTCTTGAAGCAAACCCTGAAAATTCCAATAATTTTAGAACACTACTCTTTTTCTATCAACAGCAGCAGGATAAAGAGAAGGCAGAAGAAATTTTGCTGCAAATGGTGGAGAGTTTCCCGCAAGACTGGCGTTCCTATTCTTTGCTTTCCAATTTTTATTTGCAAACAAAGGATATTGATAAAGCAATGACCGCCGCCCAGAAAGCTGTAGAACTTGATCCAGAATCCAGCGACCTCAGGTCAGCCGTTGCTAATATCTACCGGACCGGAAACCAGTATCAGCAGGCGGTAGACTTCCTCGAAATTGCCACGACGGACCTCCCTGATTCCATTCAACTCAAAGCCGAACTTGCCAATGCCTATTTTGAATTGAGACGGTTTGATAAAGCCAGCGAAATTTGTGAGTCAATCCTTTCTGACAACGCGAATCACGGCGGTGCCCAATTTGTCAAAGCCAAGCTACTACTCAATGATAATCAACTCAATGAGGGTTTGGAGCTGCTCATCTCTCTCACGTCGAACTACCCGAAGTGGCCTGACCCACATTACTTTATGGCCCTTACCCATATGCGCTCCGGAGATCTCGAGCTTGCACAAAAGTCGGCTGCAACTGCTCTTCAACTTGCACCAGCCAACAGTCGCTATCATACACTTCTGGCGAGGATTTTGCTCGGGAGAGGCGAGTTTGACGGGGCGGGCCGGGAGGCCACCATAGCCTTGCGCCTGGACAACAAAAATCTTGCTGCAGCCAAATTGATGGCTAAAGCACTGCTTGCGGAAAAACGCTTTGATGACGCAATAAAAGCTATTGAAGAGATACGTAAAATCACCCCAACGGATCTTGACATGCTCGGCAGTCTCGGCCTCGCCTATCTCGGTAAACAAGACAAGGAACAGGCGGAAAAAACCTTCCAGAAACTTGTCGAACTGGCACCGGACAATGCAAAAGCTTTAGCGCTCTACGCCTCGCTTGCATCAGAAAATGATATTGGAAGAGGAATAGAGATTGTCAAACAACAGATTGAACGTTCACCTGATACAGCCGGACACTATATGCTGCTCGGTAACATTCTCTCCCAGGGAGGACAACCAGAAGAGGCGCTGGAAGCTTATGCAAAATCCCAGGAACTTGCACCAGACCTGCCTCACTCTTTTGTTGCATCTGCGCGGCTTATGCATTCGATGGGCCGCACAGATGAAGCCATTAACGAGTTTCTTGGGTTGCTGAAGTCTCAGCCTGATTCCATCCCTGCAGGCCTTGGACTTGCCACCTTATACGAAACAAAAGGCCAGATGGGGGAGGCTAGAAAGCACTATGAACACGTTCTTACAGTCGCGCCGGACCTGCCGTCAGCCGCCAATAATCTTGCCTATATTCTTGCGAGTGATGAAAATGCCGACCTTGGAGAGGCACTCCGGCTCGCCATGCTTGCTAAACAGGCACTACCTGACGACCCCCATATCGCCGACACCCTCGGAG of the Desulfosediminicola ganghwensis genome contains:
- a CDS encoding tetratricopeptide repeat protein, with the translated sequence MLFSRLISLCCIMIMLLITPGCSDDDKKKLKHYNRAMEYIEQDDNKAAIIELRNAIQIDPKYAEARYQLGLLQLEEGNMQAGFNQLKRTADLEPANTDAAVKVTEFLLMAKETDDARKYIEKVLEIEPDNTQALYLLANLELLAGNIEATQQVVNTLKTKDPQSDRFFNLRGRIAAVEKDFETSEEMFLKALEANPENSNNFRTLLFFYQQQQDKEKAEEILLQMVESFPQDWRSYSLLSNFYLQTKDIDKAMTAAQKAVELDPESSDLRSAVANIYRTGNQYQQAVDFLEIATTDLPDSIQLKAELANAYFELRRFDKASEICESILSDNANHGGAQFVKAKLLLNDNQLNEGLELLISLTSNYPKWPDPHYFMALTHMRSGDLELAQKSAATALQLAPANSRYHTLLARILLGRGEFDGAGREATIALRLDNKNLAAAKLMAKALLAEKRFDDAIKAIEEIRKITPTDLDMLGSLGLAYLGKQDKEQAEKTFQKLVELAPDNAKALALYASLASENDIGRGIEIVKQQIERSPDTAGHYMLLGNILSQGGQPEEALEAYAKSQELAPDLPHSFVASARLMHSMGRTDEAINEFLGLLKSQPDSIPAGLGLATLYETKGQMGEARKHYEHVLTVAPDLPSAANNLAYILASDENADLGEALRLAMLAKQALPDDPHIADTLGVVHLKRESYGLAISQFQQALEADPENPIILYHMALAQKGNNDPKSAIEALQSSVDSEQEFAEREDAEALLREIQAH